From Primulina huaijiensis isolate GDHJ02 chromosome 15, ASM1229523v2, whole genome shotgun sequence, one genomic window encodes:
- the LOC140958469 gene encoding N6-adenosine-methyltransferase non-catalytic subunit MTB-like translates to MDSLEYMRNVLKQDIDDDVEVDIDKVRDADDWNGEDVRKHRSGKSRKIGSVEGVDGFDSSGIRISTSDRHESRKRMGGSVRGDSDQDECERKHSHSKQTKKIPEENTLHRLSTWYQDGEVEHKLEGRDMSGSKGYRRAEESERGKSTTKHSEHEFDLGEVADKDSKYSQRTDSDREKGYGYVERGRRSQSRWDESDAVVKANNLVERVDVGSGKFSDCKLGSMGERESDNLEIESTDKKIRDMNSINDEFIESRDGEERRVSLERSKERSSEERFEEYRLQINHIGGDRVYDSERSLDKGEDVKMAMRDTTRRDIEGSNMSRTPEKMGRHQFESGNFESDYERSGVFKRKEQVKNGSWDEKAKSRDDSWVDKNRNRQNFKGASKRRQDKETGDSGTGYGNSREWELPRRGCEWTDGEYGRSGGRKDGSRTEAVKTSSKYGISNENYDVIEIRTKPFDHGVDDSSSTFAQNREIVQQSHAKLASDIDHRSVQSGEESKDKIMDGCLAMQDHNSWRDDTEFRSDKFGGQNSVSSNRGDGGQGYSIDSVPPHANQENGFFNRSTSQGFRGNRIGRAGRGRPTGRDSQQFGFPIPLVGSPFGQLGIPPHGPIQSLAPNMSPAPGPPISPGVFIPPFQPAPIIWPGARGVEMNMLPVQPGFPPIPSGPLVHRFPPNVGNPQNSSPVFNSLGPGKGTPPSMPGPNFNAIAPMVRGQLQDKSSGGWLPSRSDGPPGRAPSRGEQNDYSQNFVDTGMRPQNYIRELELTSVVEDYPKLRDLIQRKDEIVAKSASHPMYYKCDLREQVLSQEFFGTKFDVILVDPPWEEYVHRAPGVTEHMEYWTFEEIMNLKIEAIADTPSFIFLWVGAGVGLEQGRQCLKKWGFRRCEDICWVKTNKTNATPGLRHDSHTLVQRSKEHCLMGIKGTVRRSTDGHIIHANIDTDVIIAEEPPYGSTAKPEDMYRIIEHFALGRRRVELFGEDHNIRSGWLTVGKGLSSSNFHSEAYTRNFADKDGKVWVGVGGRNPPPEASHLIQTTPEIESLRPKSPMKNQQQQQQSVSISLTTTNPGNRRPTVNSPQNHIANQETYSSSNIMSPAPRNSTTEMFRGRESGHFPPDDGMFDIYGYNASYGAGRGDVFDFESHRGMNMM, encoded by the exons ATGGATTCATTGGAGTATATGAGAAATGTTTTGAAACAAGATATTGATGATGATGTGGAGGTGGATATTGATAAGGTGAGGGATGCTGATGACTGGAATGGCGAAGATGTAAGAAAGCACAGGTCGGGCAAGTCGAGGAAAATAGGGAGTGTTGAAGGAGTCGATGGCTTTGATAGTAGTGGAATAAGAATAAGTACATCTGACAGACATGAAAGTCGAAAGAGAATGGGTGGCTCAGTCAGAGGTGATAGTGATCAGGATGAATGTGAAAGGAAGCATTCACACTCAAAGCAGACGAAGAAAATACCAGAAGAGAATACATTGCACAGATTGAGCACTTGGTATCAAGATGGAGAAGTAGAACATAAGCTTGAGGGCAGGGACATGTCTGGAAGCAAAGGATATAGAAGAGCTGAAGAAAGTGAGAGAGGAAAATCAACTACTAAGCACTCTGAGCATGAATTTGATTTGGGTGAGGTGGcagataaagattcaaaatattCACAGAGAACGGATAGTGACAGAGAGAAGGGTTACGGGTATGTTGAACGTGGAAGGCGTTCTCAGAGTAGATGGGATGAATCTGACGCTGTTGTTAAGGCCAATAACCTTGTAGAAAGAGTCGATGTCGGAAGTGGAAAGTTTTCTGATTGTAAACTTGGAAGCATGGGTGAAAGAGAAAGTGATAATTTGGAAATTGAATCGACTGATAAGAAAATCAGAGATATGAATTCAATTAATGATGAATTTATCGAGTCTCGTGATGGAGAAGAGAGAAGAGTTAGTTTAGAAAGGAGTAAAGAAAGATCAAGTGAAGAGAGATTTGAGGAGTATAGACTGCAAATAAATCACATTGGTGGAGATAGAGTTTATGATAGTGAAAGGTCTTTAGATAAAGGTGAAGATGTTAAGATGGCAATGAGAGACACCACTAGGAGAGATATAGAGGGCTCCAATATGTCCAGGACTCCCGAGAAGATGGGGCGGCATCAGTTCGAGTCAGGTAATTTTGAGTCAGATTATGAAAGAAGTGGTGTTTTTAAGAGGAAGGAACAAGTAAAAAATGGGTCATGGGATGAAAAAGCAAAATCAAGAGATGATAGTTGGGTTGACAAAAACAGGAACCGCCAGAACTTCAAAGGTGCTTCAAAAAGAAGGCAAGACAAGGAAACTGGAGATAGTGGAACCGGCTATGGTAACAGCAGAGAGTGGGAATTGCCAAGGCGGGGTTGTGAGTGGACTGATGGTGAATATGGTCGTTCTGGTGGTAGAAAAGATGGAAGCAGGACTGAAGCCGTGAAAACCTCATCTAAGTATGGAATATCAAATGAGAATTATGATGTAATTGAAATCCGTACCAAACCATTTGATCATGGAGTAGATGATTCGAGTTCAACCTTTGCCCAAAACCGTGAGATTGTTCAACAATCTCACGCAAAACTAGCATCTGATATTGATCATAGATCTGTACAATCTGGTGAAGAGTCTAAAGATAAAATCATGGATGGTTGTCTAGCAATGCAGGATCATAATTCATGGAGGGATGACACTGAATTTCGGTCAGATAAATTTGGCGGTCAGAATAGTGTTTCGTCCAATCGTGGCGATGGTGGCCAAGGTTATAGCATTGATTCTGTACCTCCACATGCTAATCAAGAGAATGGTTTCTTTAATAGAAGTACTTCACAAGGTTTTAGGGGAAATAGAATTGGGAGAGCCGGAAGGGGTAGGCCTACTGGAAGAGACAGCCAACAGTTTGGTTTTCCAATACCCCTGGTGGGATCACCTTTTGGACAACTTGGAATTCCACCTCATGGGCCAATTCAATCTTTAGCTCCCAACATGTCTCCTGCTCCAGGTCCTCCAATATCTCCTGGAGTTTTTATTCCGCCGTTTCAGCCTGCTCCCATTATATGGCCGGGAGCTAGGGGTGTTGAGATGAATATGCTACCTGTTCAACCAGGTTTTCCACCTATTCCTTCTGGGCCGCTGGTGCATCGATTTCCCCCTAATGTAGGAAATCCACAGAATAGTTCTCCGGTTTTCAATTCTTTGGGGCCTGGAAAAGGAACACCTCCTAGTATGCCTGGCCCAAATTTTAATGCCATTGCTCCAATGGTTCGTGGGCAGCTGCAGGATAAATCATCTGGAGGATGGCTTCCTAGTAGATCTGATGGACCACCTGGTAGAGCTCCCTCCAGAGGGGAGCAGAATGATTACTCTCAAAACTTTGTTGACACTGGCATGCGGCCTCAGAATTATATAAGAGAGCTGGAACTCACTAGTGTCGTGGAAGATTATCCAAAGCTTCGAGATCTTATCCAGAGAAAGGACGAAATTGTTGCAAAATCTGCTTCACATCCAATGTACTACAAGTGCGACCTGCGAGAGCAGGTGCTCTCTCAGGAGTTCTTTGGAACCAAGTTTGATGTCATTCTTGTAGACCCACCCTGGGAGGAATATGTTCATCGAGCTCCTGGCGTCACTGAACATATGGAATACTGGACGTTTGAAGAAATAATGAATCTAAAAATTGAG GCAATCGCTGACACCCCATCTTTCATCTTCCTATGGGTTGGCGCCGGTGTTGGGCTAGAGCAAGGTCGCCAATGTCTTAAAAAG TGGGGATTTCGCAGATGTGAAGATATATGTTGGGTGAAGACTAACAAAACTAATGCAACTCCTGGCTTACGTCATGATTCTCATACTTTAGTTCAGCGATCAAAG GAACATTGCCTGATGGGCATAAAAGGGACTGTACGTCGCAGTACAGATGGTCATATTATCCATGCCAACATTGATACAGATGTAATAATTGCGGAGGAGCCTCCTTATG GTTCAACTGCAAAGCCTGAGGATATGTACCGTATCATAGAGCATTTTGCCCTTGGACGAAGAAGGGTGGAGCTTTTCGGAGAAGACCATAACATACGTTCTGGTTGGTTAACAGTCGGCAAAGGATTATCCTCGTCAAATTTCCATTCCGAG GCATACACCAGGAATTTTGCTGACAAGGACGGAAAAGTTTGGGTTGGTGTCGGAGGAAGGAACCCTCCACCAGAGGCATCACACCTTATCCAAACAACCCCTGAAATCGAGTCTCTCCGGCCGAAGTCACCAATGAAGAACCAACAGCAGCAACAACAATCCGTGTCCATTTCCTTGACCACCACGAATCCCGGCAACAGAAGGCCTACTGTAAATTCACCGCAAAATCATATTGCAAATCAAGAAACCTACAGTAGCTCGAACATCATGTCTCCTGCTCCACGGAATTCGACTACGGAGATGTTTAGAGGACGAGAAAGTGGTCATTTCCCTCCAGATGATGGGATGTTTGATATTTATGGATATAATGCATCGTATGGCGCGGGGCGTGGAGATGTTTTTGATTTTGAGTCACATCGTGGAATGAATATGATGTAG